The Alnus glutinosa chromosome 1, dhAlnGlut1.1, whole genome shotgun sequence region gacttttctctattctcctattgctttggattttagaaagttttttgtgtgtggatattattactctgtttacccttgtacttctgagacattgagggggagtaattgttgtgtagtttttctcattactctgttttaccctttgtccctttgtgacaaaaagggggagtaatttttgatttggaccggcattgtatttttaaccggtcaagtgatttttgtcccagaatggccaaagggggagtttgttagtttttgtgttggctgcattttgttgaacaaaatcacttctatgtaatgttgttgctttcacagggatgctactttatccagagtctactcttgagctatgttcttcgagaagattctgtgaagttttcaaggatttatttcggttccctatcagccgtccggacgacgtggtattctgtccggatgctcatcagtcagcaacatctgtccggacgacgagatctttccgtccggacgcccatcagtgtctagaagcttcgaacaattcaaggttgcattcgtccggacgtaatggtaaatcatccggacgctcttcaaagttcgagaagatcccagtgttctagcgcatccgtccagacgatgtggttataccgtccagacgccattcagggtttgacaagcattagagtttctgcctcaagacacagttatgggaagacggctgctaccgtccggacgatgtgtgatcccgtccggacgatgtcctctataaggcaagaatgtgcataccaagttcaaccgtccgaacgtcagccttcatggtccggacgatcaagcttcatatatggaaattgcgtgcaccagttcagccgtctggacgttagccttcaaggtccggacgctccaagccttattatggtaatttcgtgcagccgaagtgtaaccgtccggaccctagggcaacaccgtctggacgcggccttgtatggaagctttcagtgctactttggaaaggcagttgcagttgaccgtctggacgcttggtcaatccgtccggacacgctcgggtattttggtcataactttttactcaaatatcggattggatGAAATCGGCTttattggaaagcttagaaaaaatgatgtaatttgatcatccggacggaccctagaagcgtccggacggtctccgTCTGGATGGAAAGATTTGCCGGCCTccttcagaaaattccagaattactttccggacaagaaaaacttgacccgtccggacggccctgcctcccatccggacgcgcgtgccctAGAATccattttttactcaattttggatttccaaagcctataaataagaggcttgagacATGatttcaatacagaattcggtggtgaattctctacagcttagagacgtgatatttcctctaaagccttgccaagggtgtgaattccattagagctcagagaagtcatcaatccctttgaagccgttttacaagtgtgttgtgctgtaaaccgaagtctatcttagaggtcggctttaaggtaaggagtttcattgaagaccccttcaggtaggtaaacctggttggaaagcgttcgtgttgggttacacgtcagagataaaggtacgaccactgcatcggtacatgtgagtgctactgtcttgtatctagctatgtcttctgaatagtggaattcttgggtttggctgccccggagtggtttttctcttaactgagtttccacttcgtcaacaaaaatctgtgtgtcatttactttccgttgtactttaatttttgttgacacttgttgcacacactttacaattagaagtccatttaaatTTTCACCTCTAACTTCTCATATATACGGGCTGACTGTGCGTGTGATCTGTCTCTCACATAGAAAATACGAATTTCACTATTGAATTCAACTGCATTATAACTAGCTACCTTTTTAATGCCTTTCTTTCTCATTCTCAGTCTCACCTTATAAACAAAATCACACCTCCCAACAGCTTCATAAATGGTAGACATTAAAACATGATATGAAGAGATATTGGGAGCTACTTCAAAGAGCAAGTCTGCTACATGCTACCCCAAATGACATCATAATGGATTACACAGGCACCAAATAAAGCCCCCCAAACTCTTGCATCTTGCTGTATGGGAATATTATTAATGAAGTTCTAGGCCTCGTCAAGATGTCTTCTTTCCTAGGTTGAATATTCCTATCACCTGATTGAGCCATATGGCTTAAATACGCCCAGCCTTCATTAGTAGCCCAGCATGGCTACATGCAGATAGAACCCCTAAATACGTGACATAGTTAGGTTGCAATCCCTCATTCTGCATCTTGGAGAACAAAGCCAATGCCTTTTCAATCTCTCCATTGATGGCATAACCTAAAATCATAGTACTCCATGAAATAACATTCCTCTGAGGCATTTTATTAAACACGGTCCTCGCCATGTCAATGCTCCTGCATTTCACAAACATGTCAATCCGTGCATTTTCAACAATCATATTACAATCAATCCCCTCTTTTCTTGACTCTCTATGACTTACCTCCCCAATCTCCAAACAACCTAATTTACCACATGTTGAAAGAGCACTCTGGTCACTGCGTCAGGCTTAATTCCAGCCACACCTATTTGGCGAAATAAGCCAAGAGCCTTAGTGGCAGATCCATTTTGCACACACATTGCGATCAAAGCATTCCATGCTACTAGATCCCTATCTACCATACTCCGAAACAAAAAATTAGCCAAACCCGACTCCCCAAATTTTACGTACATTATGATCATCAACCCAGTCCTAACCACAGAAACAAACTCCAATCCATATTTCATCACATGGGCATGGATTGCCCCACCAATCCACGATTTTGGCAGCTCGACACATGCCTTCAACACAAATGGATATGTAAATGGATCAGGACGAACACCAAGAACGTGCAATTGTCAATTGTCTATATACCAAAGCTGTTATGAAAGTAAAATTCTACAACATGTAGATAAAGTTGACATAACTTGCATTAGTTTTTCTTAGAGTAATcgtaatttaattaaataaagatagtTATAGCTATCTATCTAAATAAAGATAGTTATAGTTATCTATCTAAGACATAGTCTTTTAATTGCAGCGCTATGGTGTAGAAGTTATTTAGTAATAGGTTTCTCGAAGTTAGAGTTGAAGTTATTTCCAAGTTGTTTATTTGTATTAGGAGTTTATCTTAGGGTAAAGGTAGGAGTTCCTCTCATATTCTATGTCATTGTAATTCTCTTATTCATGTGCGtgagtaattaataaaaagtaatcaAAATTAATCACAAACCTTATATTTGAAAAGGTTTAGGTTCCCTTAGAATCTAAAGGGTCTAGGTTCACTTAGAATCTaaggtctaggttccctcaAAACCTATCAAATTATCTCGTTGCGTGTTCGATAAACCATTTACGTAACATTTTGGTATAAGGGCCAAGTTGCTCAATGGCGAATCCGAGAGTTGATCGGTTGGAGCAACAATTTGCTAGCCTCATGGATATGCCTGAAGGGTTGATGAAAAAGATGGAAGAAAATAATACCAATTTGCATAGCATTCTCTTAAAGAAAGTGTTGGATCCATACAAAAATGAAATGCAATGCCCTCAACATCCAGAAAATCCAGTAGCACAAAACATACCACACCATTATGTCGTTAAGGCCACACCAGCATCGGCATCCAAGTCTGAACAAATTGGTGTGCACCATCAATATGAGTCACGACGAGAATAGTTATTTGAGAAGACCCACAAGATGCATCATGTTCCATACCAGTTCTTTGTACAAATCATGACACTTGCAGACAAAACCACAGTGAAGATCGAGATCCAACCACGACAAAAGTATAAGTGGCTTTTCTGAGAAGGAAGTGAGCCCACCTTCGGGATGCCcgctgatgtggtcttttgtttaccaaaatatatcaataataaataaccactcgcaataggacgaatccttgtaggataaggctataaagagggtgtcgaacctcaaggactgcataggtattattatcaagcttatcgagattaaatataacttaattaaaaatatgtttgatttggtttttgttttctaaaaataaatgcataaaagtaaaagacataaatttaaagatagtagggatgagataaagaataggggattgatttcaccactcaccgcataacaatggtcaatcataaattaacaaggaaaattcatactatgcatgatataggactcgtctcactcgagtagtcaagaaattacctctaaagaataagtataatccatcttcggttggcacggaccgtccacctaaccactaagatgcggtacgacccgtcttccctaggcatggactagctacgtctttaataggatatgcACGCATCAaaggaatagtataacccatcttcggttggcacggactgtctacctaaattacactaaattagggtgtagtacaatccgtcttccctaggcatggtctatctaat contains the following coding sequences:
- the LOC133853541 gene encoding LOW QUALITY PROTEIN: pentatricopeptide repeat-containing protein At2g01510, mitochondrial (The sequence of the model RefSeq protein was modified relative to this genomic sequence to represent the inferred CDS: inserted 4 bases in 4 codons; substituted 3 bases at 3 genomic stop codons), coding for MAEPGVLSLCRPQLCFVCETVLNDENALDVGVAVSDSDWLLATRPIPTKHYVTLPLELFPSTLNFSSPPRTQKCSIPPISLTKKTFTTLLQSCSSSQNQLKQIHAFLLTTCITIKNSLITHLLTNLTLLGDISYARXLFDKMHKLRIFLWNTIIKGYVKNKLPIEAASLWYIDNXQLHVLGVRPDPFTYPFVLKACVELPKSWIGGAIHAHVMKYGLEFVSVVRTGLMIIMYVKFGESGLANFLFRSMVDRDLVAWNALIAMCVQNGSATKALGLFRQIGVAGIKPDAVTXSALSTCGKLGCLEIGEVSHRESRKEGIDCNMIVENARIDMFVKCRSIDMARTVFNKMPQRNVISWSTMILGYAINGEIEKALALFSKMQNEGLQPNYVTYLGVLSACSHAGLXNEGWAYLSHMAQSGDRNIQPRKEDXLDEAXNFINNIPIQQDARVWGALFGACVIHYDVIWGSXVADLLFEVAPNISSYHVLMSTIYEAVGRCDFVYKVRLRMRKKGIKKVASYNAVEFNSEIRIFYVRDRSHAQSARIYEKLDDLLKQVKEYGYDPKTSFVFHDVETEKEITSRSCCEKLAIAFALINVRPKYPIRVMKNFRTCDEF